In Pseudomonas sp. ADAK18, a single window of DNA contains:
- a CDS encoding MFS transporter: MSSLSAMASDGIDPIRAAHISARIDRLPAVATVWRLVALLSIGGFFELYDLFQTAYISPGLISDGIFATGSQGVFGFSDQAAFASATFLGLFLGASLLSPFADRYGRRAIFTYALIWYTVATVLMGIQSSALGIICMRFLVGIGLGIELVTIDAYLSELVPKRMRSSAFAFAFFVQFLSVPAVALMSWWLVPQAPFGVSGWRWVVLASAVFALFIWWLRSRLPESPRWLAQKGRFEEAGQIMDRLEARCEKDHGKPLDEPEPEAVSVQGNGRFADIWQPPYRRRALMLIVFHVFQAIGFFGFGNWLPALLSGQGVSVTHSLMYAFIITLAYPLGPLLFVKVANRFENKWQIVGSAMGAMIFGSLFALQSSAVGLIACGVMITFCNAWLSFSYHSYQSELFPTNIRARAVGFCYSFSRLSTVFSSLLIGFFLEHLGTPGVLAFIASSMLIVMVTIGVFGPRTRNLALENIAH, encoded by the coding sequence ATGTCCTCACTCTCAGCGATGGCCTCGGACGGCATCGACCCGATCCGAGCCGCCCATATCAGCGCCCGCATTGATCGCCTGCCTGCCGTTGCCACCGTCTGGCGCCTGGTTGCTTTGTTGTCGATTGGTGGTTTCTTCGAACTGTACGACCTGTTCCAGACCGCCTATATCAGCCCTGGCCTGATCAGCGACGGCATTTTTGCCACCGGCAGCCAGGGCGTCTTCGGCTTCTCCGATCAGGCCGCCTTCGCCTCGGCCACCTTCCTCGGCCTGTTCCTCGGCGCCAGCTTGCTCAGCCCGTTTGCCGACCGTTACGGGCGCCGGGCGATCTTCACCTACGCGCTGATCTGGTACACCGTCGCGACGGTGCTGATGGGCATCCAGAGTTCCGCCCTTGGCATTATCTGCATGCGTTTTTTGGTCGGCATTGGCCTGGGCATCGAACTGGTGACCATCGACGCCTACCTCTCGGAGTTGGTGCCCAAGCGCATGCGCAGTTCAGCGTTTGCCTTCGCCTTTTTTGTGCAGTTTTTGTCGGTACCCGCGGTGGCGCTGATGTCCTGGTGGCTGGTGCCGCAGGCGCCGTTCGGAGTGTCCGGTTGGCGCTGGGTGGTGTTGGCCAGTGCGGTGTTTGCGTTGTTTATCTGGTGGCTGCGCTCGCGGTTGCCGGAATCACCGCGCTGGCTGGCCCAAAAAGGCCGCTTCGAGGAAGCCGGGCAGATCATGGACCGATTGGAGGCACGCTGCGAAAAAGATCACGGCAAGCCCCTAGATGAGCCGGAGCCCGAGGCCGTCAGCGTCCAGGGCAATGGTCGTTTTGCTGATATCTGGCAACCGCCCTACCGCCGTCGGGCGTTGATGCTGATTGTGTTTCATGTGTTCCAGGCCATCGGCTTCTTCGGCTTCGGCAATTGGTTGCCGGCGCTGCTCTCGGGCCAGGGCGTCAGCGTCACCCACAGCCTGATGTACGCCTTCATCATCACCCTCGCCTATCCGCTGGGGCCACTGTTGTTCGTCAAGGTCGCCAACCGCTTCGAGAACAAATGGCAGATCGTCGGCTCGGCCATGGGCGCGATGATCTTCGGCAGTCTGTTCGCCCTGCAAAGCAGTGCCGTGGGCCTGATTGCCTGTGGGGTGATGATCACCTTCTGCAATGCCTGGCTGAGCTTCAGTTATCACTCCTACCAGAGTGAACTGTTTCCCACCAACATCCGCGCCCGCGCGGTGGGGTTCTGCTATTCCTTCAGTCGCTTGTCGACCGTATTCAGCAGTCTGTTGATCGGCTTCTTTCTCGAACACCTCGGCACGCCGGGGGTACTGGCGTTTATCGCCAGCAGCATGCTGATCGTAATGGTAACGATCGGCGTGTTCGGTCCGCGTACGCGCAACCTGGCGCTGGAGAATATCGCCCACTGA
- a CDS encoding GntP family permease — translation MFGMSHDSYLLLDAVVTIIGLIVLITRFKVHPFIALIIAAGFLGLTSGMPVDKIIKAFQDGFGGVLGFVGIILALGTMLGKMMADSGGADQIAQTLVRAFGKEKVQWAMMFAAFLVGIPLFFEIGFVLLIPLVFIVARRTGVSLIKIGIPLLAGLSAVHGLVPPHPGPLLAIGVFGADIGKTILYGLIVALPTAIIAGPLYGSFISKYIPGNPSQELVDQLAREPESKTLPSFSVTLITVLLPVFLMLLKTFADVALPDGHAIRNWMDMIGHPITALLLALLLSLYTFGHRQGIGSKQILKLLDASLAPTAAIILIIGAGGGFKQMLVTSGVGDVIGQMAVTAQINPILLAWLVAAVIRVATGSATVATITGAGIVVPVVGMIPGVNRELLVLATGAGSLVLSHVNDAGFWLVKQYFNMTVAETFKTWTAMETILSVVALGFIMLLSLVV, via the coding sequence ATGTTTGGCATGTCCCACGATTCCTACCTGCTGCTCGATGCAGTGGTGACCATTATCGGGCTGATCGTCTTGATCACCCGGTTCAAAGTCCACCCGTTCATTGCGTTGATCATCGCCGCCGGCTTTCTCGGCCTGACCTCGGGCATGCCCGTGGACAAGATCATCAAGGCGTTTCAGGACGGCTTCGGCGGCGTGCTCGGCTTTGTCGGGATTATCCTGGCGCTGGGTACGATGCTCGGCAAGATGATGGCCGATTCCGGCGGTGCCGATCAGATCGCCCAGACGCTGGTCCGCGCGTTCGGCAAGGAAAAAGTGCAGTGGGCGATGATGTTCGCCGCATTCCTGGTGGGCATTCCGTTGTTCTTCGAGATCGGCTTTGTGCTGCTGATCCCGCTGGTGTTTATCGTTGCGCGCCGTACCGGTGTGTCGCTGATCAAGATCGGTATCCCGTTGCTGGCCGGCCTGTCGGCGGTCCACGGCCTGGTGCCACCGCACCCGGGCCCGCTGCTGGCGATAGGCGTGTTCGGTGCTGACATCGGCAAGACCATTCTCTACGGCCTGATCGTCGCGCTGCCTACTGCCATCATCGCCGGCCCGCTCTACGGTTCGTTTATCTCCAAGTACATCCCGGGCAATCCGTCCCAGGAACTGGTGGACCAACTGGCCCGTGAGCCGGAATCCAAAACCCTGCCGAGTTTCAGCGTGACCCTGATCACCGTGCTGCTGCCGGTGTTCCTGATGCTGCTGAAAACCTTCGCCGACGTTGCCCTGCCGGACGGCCACGCGATTCGCAACTGGATGGACATGATCGGTCACCCGATCACTGCGTTGCTGCTGGCGTTGCTGCTGTCGCTGTACACCTTTGGCCATCGCCAGGGCATCGGTTCCAAGCAAATCCTCAAGCTGCTCGACGCCAGCCTGGCGCCTACCGCGGCGATCATCCTGATCATCGGTGCCGGTGGCGGTTTCAAGCAGATGCTGGTGACCAGCGGCGTGGGTGATGTGATCGGCCAAATGGCCGTAACCGCGCAGATCAACCCGATCCTGCTGGCGTGGCTGGTGGCGGCGGTGATTCGTGTGGCCACCGGTTCAGCGACCGTGGCGACCATTACCGGGGCTGGAATTGTGGTGCCGGTGGTGGGGATGATTCCGGGTGTGAACCGCGAGTTGCTGGTGTTGGCGACGGGGGCGGGGTCGTTGGTGTTGTCTCACGTCAACGATGCAGGGTTCTGGCTGGTGAAGCAGTACTTCAATATGACCGTGGCTGAGACGTTCAAGACCTGGACGGCGATGGAGACCATTCTGTCCGTTGTGGCATTGGGCTTCATCATGTTGCTGTCGCTGGTGGTGTAA
- a CDS encoding NAD(P)-dependent oxidoreductase — MKGLNVLLTGACGRIGKTFFEASKDRYHFTLTDRIEPDFALGEHHFVQADLSDKAALAALLDGIDVIVHLSGIPHASATFDELLPNNILATTYLFEAAVAANVKRLVFASSAQTIEGYPVDRQITPGMPVLPANLYGVSKCYGEALCGYYAAKTPLSAIALRIGAFEFPETHDLNNARDLSAWLSPRDAVQLLQRSVETEGVKHLIAHGISNNRFKRLDLSETTRVLGYQPVDDAFQEFEIPITY; from the coding sequence ATGAAAGGACTCAACGTACTGCTCACCGGCGCATGCGGCAGGATCGGCAAGACGTTTTTCGAAGCCTCGAAAGATCGTTACCACTTCACCCTCACCGACCGCATCGAACCTGATTTCGCCCTCGGCGAACATCACTTCGTGCAGGCCGATCTGAGTGACAAAGCGGCCCTGGCAGCGCTGCTCGACGGCATCGACGTGATCGTGCACCTGTCGGGTATTCCCCACGCCAGCGCCACCTTCGACGAATTGCTACCCAATAATATCCTCGCCACGACCTACCTGTTCGAAGCCGCCGTCGCGGCCAATGTAAAGCGCTTGGTATTCGCCAGCAGCGCCCAGACCATCGAAGGCTACCCGGTGGACCGGCAAATCACCCCGGGCATGCCCGTGCTGCCAGCCAATCTGTACGGCGTGAGCAAATGCTACGGCGAAGCGCTGTGCGGGTACTACGCGGCGAAAACCCCACTCTCCGCCATCGCCTTGCGCATTGGTGCCTTTGAGTTTCCCGAAACCCACGACCTGAATAACGCCCGCGACCTCAGCGCCTGGCTCAGCCCTCGCGATGCCGTGCAGTTACTCCAGCGTTCAGTGGAAACTGAGGGCGTGAAGCACTTGATCGCCCACGGCATCTCCAATAACCGCTTCAAACGCCTGGACTTGAGCGAGACCACGCGGGTCCTGGGCTATCAGCCGGTGGATGATGCGTTCCAGGAATTCGAAATCCCCATCACCTACTGA
- the hutH gene encoding histidine ammonia-lyase: MKYLDPQGLALVDLLAIAEQDAPAAFSLHARQRIEEGHRLLLSLASQGTPIYGVTTGLGAAVDVQVPLDDPLLQARIPLGRAVGVGRLANRQELRAIITARLAGLAQGRSGISPHAADSLLALLNAGIDPEVPLLGSLGESDLAPLAHLSLALLGQGWVQWRGERLPAAEALQRSGLQAARLVGKDGLALVSANAASVGLGALLVAEAKRALQAVLAAIALSCEGYRANLSPFQPRASRLRPAPGQTEQSQALLRLLDGGELADNPRRLQDPLSFRCATVVQGAAQQALQQLREQIELELTSGADNPALISEEQQVLATANFDSTHLALAGEGLGLALSRVAACSAERIAKLLSPASSELPRFLIDQPGHVGMAALQRTSAALLAEIGHLANPLPAVSVPVADRVEDYAGQALAVIDKTRRLTERVLWLGSIELIVAAQAVDLRGTVRLGEGSGRIHRAVRSQVAHLDQDRSGSVDVLTLSAFIENAGLEPVL, from the coding sequence ATGAAATACCTTGATCCCCAAGGACTGGCGCTGGTGGACTTGCTCGCTATTGCTGAACAGGACGCGCCCGCAGCCTTCAGCTTGCACGCTCGTCAGCGCATCGAGGAAGGGCATCGATTGTTGCTAAGCCTCGCCAGTCAGGGCACGCCGATTTATGGCGTGACCACAGGCCTCGGTGCGGCGGTGGATGTGCAGGTGCCTCTGGACGATCCGCTGCTGCAAGCTCGGATTCCCCTAGGGCGCGCCGTGGGCGTAGGACGCCTGGCCAATCGTCAGGAACTGCGGGCAATTATCACGGCGCGGTTGGCGGGATTGGCCCAAGGCCGGTCGGGGATTTCCCCCCACGCGGCCGACAGCCTGTTGGCCTTGCTCAATGCGGGTATAGATCCCGAGGTGCCATTGCTGGGCTCTCTGGGTGAAAGTGATTTGGCACCTCTGGCGCACCTGAGTTTGGCGTTGTTGGGGCAGGGTTGGGTGCAGTGGCGCGGGGAGCGTTTGCCGGCTGCCGAGGCGTTGCAACGCAGCGGTCTTCAAGCGGCACGACTGGTGGGCAAGGATGGTCTGGCACTGGTGTCGGCGAATGCGGCCAGTGTCGGCCTTGGCGCTTTATTGGTGGCCGAGGCTAAGCGGGCGTTGCAGGCGGTGTTGGCGGCCATTGCACTGTCGTGTGAGGGCTACCGCGCCAACCTCAGCCCGTTCCAGCCTCGGGCTTCACGGTTGCGTCCAGCACCAGGGCAAACCGAGCAGTCACAGGCGTTGTTGCGGCTGCTGGACGGTGGTGAGTTGGCGGACAATCCGCGCCGGTTGCAGGACCCGTTGAGCTTTCGTTGCGCCACCGTGGTTCAAGGCGCGGCCCAGCAGGCCTTGCAGCAGTTGCGTGAACAGATCGAGTTGGAATTGACCAGCGGCGCCGATAACCCGGCGTTGATCAGTGAAGAACAGCAGGTGCTCGCCACGGCTAACTTCGACAGCACTCACCTGGCGCTGGCTGGTGAAGGGCTGGGCCTGGCCTTGAGCCGGGTGGCCGCCTGCAGCGCTGAACGGATTGCCAAGTTGTTGTCGCCAGCGTCCAGCGAGTTGCCACGTTTTCTAATCGACCAACCTGGACACGTCGGCATGGCGGCATTGCAGCGAACCAGCGCGGCGCTGTTGGCGGAGATTGGGCACTTGGCTAATCCTCTGCCTGCCGTGAGCGTGCCGGTGGCGGATCGGGTGGAAGACTATGCCGGTCAAGCGCTGGCGGTGATCGACAAGACACGGCGCCTGACGGAGCGAGTGTTGTGGCTGGGCAGTATCGAGTTGATCGTCGCGGCCCAGGCGGTGGATTTGCGTGGGACGGTGCGGTTGGGGGAAGGCAGTGGCCGGATCCATCGGGCGGTGCGCAGTCAGGTGGCGCACCTGGATCAGGATCGGTCGGGGTCGGTGGATGTGTTGACGTTGAGTGCGTTCATTGAAAACGCCGGCTTGGAACCCGTTCTATAA
- a CDS encoding PAS domain-containing methyl-accepting chemotaxis protein, which produces MFNRQHKSDLLEIERFSCALTEANAKLAAISRSMAMIEFDRDGVVLNANENFCKTMGYGAEEIRGEHHRIFCEEAFYRSDAYTQLWRDLARGEPISGTFMRLNKRGQEVWLEASYMPVLGPDNQVQSVIKVASDISARIHREHENQSLIDAIGRSMAVIEFTPQGQIINANENFLKTMHYSLGEIVGQHHSLFCHRSETDSPAYKAFWASLNRGEYHSHRFERRNKHGQTVFLEASYNPIFDASGRLYKVVKFASDITDQVTTLRSAAESAHSTSVQNDVCARKGSEVVQQTVQIIEEISRDLNEAALSIDAVSKQSDIIGSIVQTIRGIADQTNLLALNAAIEAARAGEHGRGFAVVADEVRSLAARTSQATVEIVDVVRKNHDLSLSAVSSMQSSLSRTGLGVELANEAGQVILEIQEGSRHVVDAISQFNSTLQLQ; this is translated from the coding sequence ATGTTTAACCGCCAACACAAATCCGACCTGCTGGAAATCGAGCGTTTTTCCTGCGCGCTGACCGAGGCCAATGCCAAGCTGGCCGCCATCAGCCGATCCATGGCGATGATCGAGTTTGATCGCGACGGCGTGGTGCTTAACGCCAATGAAAACTTCTGCAAAACCATGGGCTATGGTGCCGAGGAAATCCGTGGGGAGCACCATCGGATCTTCTGCGAAGAGGCGTTCTACCGCAGTGATGCCTACACCCAGTTATGGCGTGACCTGGCCAGGGGTGAGCCGATCAGCGGCACGTTCATGCGTTTGAATAAACGCGGCCAGGAAGTGTGGCTGGAGGCCAGTTATATGCCGGTGCTCGGCCCGGACAATCAGGTGCAGAGCGTGATCAAAGTAGCGTCGGATATTTCTGCGCGGATCCACCGCGAGCACGAAAACCAGAGCCTCATCGACGCCATTGGCCGCTCCATGGCGGTGATCGAGTTCACCCCTCAGGGGCAGATCATCAATGCCAACGAAAACTTCCTGAAGACCATGCACTATTCCCTGGGCGAAATCGTCGGTCAGCACCACAGCCTGTTCTGTCATCGCAGCGAAACCGATTCGCCAGCGTACAAGGCGTTCTGGGCTTCCCTCAATCGCGGCGAGTACCACTCCCATCGTTTCGAGCGGCGCAACAAGCACGGGCAAACGGTATTTCTGGAGGCTTCCTATAACCCGATTTTCGATGCCAGCGGGCGACTGTACAAAGTGGTGAAATTCGCCAGCGATATCACCGATCAAGTCACCACCTTGCGAAGCGCCGCCGAGTCGGCTCATAGCACCTCGGTGCAGAACGACGTCTGCGCTCGCAAGGGCTCGGAAGTGGTGCAGCAAACCGTGCAGATCATCGAAGAAATTTCCCGCGACCTTAACGAAGCAGCACTGAGCATCGATGCGGTGAGCAAGCAGTCGGACATCATTGGCAGCATCGTCCAGACCATTCGCGGGATTGCCGATCAGACCAACCTGCTGGCACTCAACGCGGCGATTGAAGCGGCTCGGGCCGGTGAGCATGGCCGTGGCTTTGCGGTGGTTGCCGATGAAGTGCGCAGCCTGGCGGCCCGTACCAGTCAGGCGACGGTGGAAATTGTTGATGTAGTGCGCAAGAACCACGACCTGTCGCTGAGCGCGGTGTCGAGCATGCAATCGAGCTTGAGTCGCACCGGGCTTGGTGTGGAACTGGCCAATGAGGCGGGGCAGGTGATCCTGGAAATTCAGGAAGGCTCACGGCATGTGGTGGATGCCATCAGTCAGTTCAACTCCACCTTGCAGTTGCAATAA
- a CDS encoding gluconokinase, whose translation MSQPVTALVIMGVSGCGKSSVSEALCLLNGATAIEGDSFHPAANIEKMSAGHPLNDDDRAGWLDILCNELRRSLKTGQHPVLTCSALKKKYRDHLREAAPGLGFVFLELTREVAADRVSHRPGHFMPASLIDSQFATLESPKGEPLTLALNASVDSVEDLAKQTNAWWLEHGFEPIQ comes from the coding sequence ATGAGTCAACCTGTTACTGCCCTGGTCATCATGGGTGTTTCCGGCTGTGGCAAGTCCAGCGTCAGCGAGGCCCTGTGCCTGTTGAACGGCGCTACCGCCATTGAGGGCGACAGCTTTCATCCCGCCGCCAATATCGAAAAGATGAGCGCCGGTCATCCGCTTAACGACGATGATCGTGCCGGTTGGCTCGATATCCTCTGTAATGAACTGCGCCGCTCGCTGAAAACCGGCCAACACCCGGTCCTGACCTGCTCAGCCCTGAAGAAAAAATACCGTGACCACCTGCGCGAAGCTGCGCCGGGCCTGGGTTTTGTCTTTCTGGAGCTGACCCGTGAGGTGGCCGCCGACCGTGTTTCCCATCGCCCTGGCCATTTCATGCCGGCGAGCCTGATCGACAGCCAGTTCGCCACCCTCGAATCACCGAAGGGCGAGCCGCTGACCCTGGCCTTGAACGCCAGCGTAGACAGCGTCGAGGACCTGGCCAAGCAAACCAATGCCTGGTGGCTTGAACACGGCTTTGAACCCATCCAATAA
- a CDS encoding LacI family DNA-binding transcriptional regulator, whose translation MMTPKNDKNTRTTGRPTLNEVARMAGVSPITASRALRGISTVATELVEKVQKAAADLNYVVNPAARALASAQSQSVVVLVPSLSNLLFIETLEAIHQVLRPKGFEVLIGNTHYSREEEENLLRNYMAYQPRGFLLTGFDRTESARRMVESSNVPSVYMMDLDPGAGLHCVGFSQTSAGETAAAHLISRGRKRLAYIGAQLDQRTLLRGEGFRRALQQAGLYDPSLELMTPRPSSVGLGGELFLQLLASHPDVDAIFFGNDDLAQGALLEALRHGIKVPEQVAVLGFNDLPASSFMVPRLSSISTPREAIGRRAAEHLLTLIAGNKIARPVVDMGFELMVREST comes from the coding sequence CTGATGACCCCCAAGAACGATAAAAATACCCGCACGACGGGACGCCCCACCCTGAACGAAGTCGCCCGAATGGCTGGCGTCAGCCCGATTACCGCCTCCAGGGCACTGCGCGGCATCAGCACCGTGGCCACCGAACTGGTGGAAAAAGTCCAAAAGGCCGCCGCCGATCTCAACTACGTGGTCAACCCCGCTGCCCGCGCCCTGGCCTCAGCCCAGAGCCAGTCGGTGGTGGTGCTGGTGCCGTCGTTGTCCAACCTGCTGTTCATCGAAACCCTGGAAGCCATTCATCAGGTATTGCGGCCCAAAGGCTTCGAAGTGCTGATCGGCAACACTCATTACTCTCGCGAAGAAGAAGAAAACCTGCTGCGCAACTACATGGCTTACCAGCCACGGGGTTTTCTGCTGACCGGTTTTGATCGAACCGAAAGCGCCCGACGCATGGTCGAGAGCAGCAATGTGCCCAGTGTGTACATGATGGACCTGGACCCCGGCGCCGGCCTGCACTGCGTAGGTTTCTCGCAAACCAGCGCGGGCGAAACCGCTGCGGCGCATCTGATTTCCCGTGGTCGCAAGCGCCTGGCCTATATCGGCGCGCAACTGGACCAGCGCACCTTGCTACGTGGAGAGGGGTTTCGCCGCGCACTGCAACAGGCCGGGCTCTATGACCCCTCGCTGGAGCTGATGACGCCGCGCCCGTCGTCGGTGGGCCTGGGCGGCGAGTTGTTCCTGCAACTGCTGGCCAGCCATCCGGATGTGGACGCGATCTTCTTCGGCAACGACGACTTGGCACAAGGTGCCCTGCTGGAAGCCCTGCGTCACGGGATCAAAGTGCCGGAGCAAGTGGCGGTGCTGGGCTTTAACGACCTGCCTGCATCAAGCTTCATGGTGCCGCGCCTGAGCAGCATCAGCACGCCCCGGGAAGCCATCGGCAGACGCGCCGCCGAGCATTTGTTGACGCTGATCGCGGGCAACAAGATTGCCCGGCCAGTGGTGGACATGGGGTTTGAGTTGATGGTGCGGGAAAGCACCTGA
- a CDS encoding glutathione S-transferase family protein, which translates to MGHSLKILGRTSSINVRKVLWTCQELAIPYDREDWGIGFTPTQSPEFLALNPNAQVPVILDDNGVLWESNTICRYLVGRHQRHDLLPASPAPRAKVEQWMDWQATELNPSWGYAFHALVRKNPDFQDPQRIAAGVRGWSEKMGLLEQQLIQTRAYVTGEDFTLADILIGLSVHRWQMTPMEHPSYPAVSAYYEKLSQRPGFQAFALDGHN; encoded by the coding sequence ATGGGCCATTCGCTGAAAATCTTGGGTCGTACTTCCTCCATCAACGTACGAAAGGTCCTGTGGACCTGCCAGGAACTGGCCATCCCCTATGACCGCGAAGACTGGGGCATCGGTTTCACTCCAACCCAGTCCCCCGAGTTCCTGGCCCTCAACCCCAACGCCCAGGTGCCGGTGATCCTTGATGACAACGGTGTGCTGTGGGAATCCAACACCATCTGCCGCTACCTCGTAGGCCGGCACCAACGCCACGACCTGCTCCCCGCAAGCCCTGCCCCACGGGCCAAGGTCGAGCAATGGATGGACTGGCAAGCCACCGAGCTCAACCCGTCCTGGGGCTACGCCTTCCACGCCCTGGTGCGCAAAAACCCGGACTTTCAGGACCCGCAACGCATTGCCGCTGGCGTGCGCGGCTGGAGCGAAAAAATGGGCCTGCTGGAACAGCAGTTGATCCAAACCCGCGCCTACGTGACCGGTGAAGATTTCACACTCGCTGACATCCTGATCGGCCTGTCAGTGCACCGTTGGCAGATGACACCCATGGAGCATCCGTCCTACCCTGCCGTCAGCGCGTACTACGAAAAACTCAGCCAACGCCCAGGCTTCCAGGCCTTTGCCCTCGACGGTCATAACTAA
- the gstA gene encoding glutathione transferase GstA: protein MKLYFSPNACSLASHIVLRELALPFELIRVDNQKKTTANGDDFLRINPKGYVAAVQLDNGEVLTEGAAILQFLADQVPEAGLAPANGSWERVRLQEWLNFVSSEIHGGLGVLFNSAIPEEVKALFKATLFKRFAILVQTLERQDYLLGEQFSVADAYLFVVLRWAALFDIDLQKWPALAQFQQRVSTRPAVIAALAAENP, encoded by the coding sequence ATGAAGCTGTATTTCTCCCCCAATGCCTGTTCCCTCGCCTCCCATATCGTGTTGCGGGAACTGGCCCTGCCGTTTGAACTGATCCGCGTCGACAACCAGAAAAAAACCACCGCCAACGGTGACGACTTTTTGCGGATCAACCCCAAGGGCTACGTGGCGGCCGTGCAATTGGATAACGGTGAAGTGCTTACCGAAGGCGCCGCGATCCTCCAGTTTCTGGCCGATCAGGTGCCCGAAGCGGGCTTGGCTCCGGCCAATGGCAGTTGGGAGCGCGTGCGCTTGCAGGAATGGCTGAACTTTGTCTCCAGCGAGATTCACGGCGGCCTGGGGGTGTTGTTCAACTCGGCCATCCCGGAGGAGGTGAAGGCGCTGTTCAAGGCCACATTGTTCAAACGCTTTGCGATCCTGGTGCAGACCCTGGAACGCCAGGATTACTTGCTGGGTGAGCAGTTCTCGGTGGCTGACGCCTACCTGTTTGTGGTGCTGCGCTGGGCGGCGCTTTTCGATATCGACCTGCAAAAGTGGCCGGCGTTGGCGCAGTTTCAGCAGCGGGTCAGTACACGTCCTGCGGTGATTGCAGCCTTGGCGGCTGAGAATCCATGA
- a CDS encoding LysR family transcriptional regulator, with protein sequence MMNLMHWRLLVAVADNGSITAAAERVGMTQSAASQAMAAMEATLGAQLFARESRRTLPTALGLQVIEQARVMLNALQTIRRTVDESKPMLRGTIRLASFPMVLAAFLPPLLRRFNQLYPGIEVTALEVSDDEVNTLLDADLIDLGVVLNPGPERKATVLGRDNWVAVLPMDHAFSRRPAEATVALEALLEQPFVLATGGCTVNARSLATEAGLALHDIRVEVREWNSAFSLVREGVGVTLVPEMTLPAQRQGLRVMPLTCPVHREFALVTSRTRTPSAAVKALLQMLAD encoded by the coding sequence ATGATGAACCTGATGCACTGGCGTCTCCTGGTTGCCGTGGCGGATAACGGCAGCATCACCGCAGCCGCAGAGCGGGTCGGCATGACCCAGTCCGCCGCCAGCCAAGCCATGGCCGCCATGGAGGCCACCCTCGGTGCCCAACTGTTCGCCCGTGAAAGCCGTCGCACCTTGCCCACCGCGCTGGGCTTGCAGGTGATCGAGCAGGCGCGGGTGATGTTGAATGCCTTGCAAACCATCCGCCGAACCGTGGACGAGTCCAAGCCCATGTTGCGTGGGACCATTCGCCTGGCGAGTTTCCCCATGGTGCTGGCGGCGTTCCTGCCACCGTTGTTGCGGCGTTTCAACCAGCTTTATCCCGGGATCGAAGTGACGGCGTTGGAGGTCAGTGACGATGAGGTCAACACCTTGCTCGACGCGGATTTGATCGATTTGGGTGTGGTGCTCAACCCTGGGCCTGAGCGCAAGGCCACGGTGTTGGGACGGGATAATTGGGTGGCGGTGTTGCCGATGGATCATGCATTTTCCCGACGCCCAGCCGAGGCGACCGTCGCGCTGGAGGCGCTGCTGGAGCAACCCTTCGTACTGGCCACCGGCGGTTGCACCGTCAATGCCCGCAGCCTGGCCACGGAAGCCGGGTTGGCACTCCATGATATTCGCGTGGAAGTGCGCGAATGGAACAGTGCCTTCAGCCTGGTGCGCGAAGGTGTCGGCGTGACGCTGGTGCCCGAAATGACCTTGCCAGCCCAGCGCCAGGGCTTGCGCGTCATGCCGCTGACCTGCCCGGTGCACCGCGAATTCGCCTTGGTCACCTCTCGAACCCGCACGCCCTCGGCGGCAGTAAAGGCGTTGTTACAGATGCTGGCCGATTAG